A genome region from Brassica oleracea var. oleracea cultivar TO1000 chromosome C2, BOL, whole genome shotgun sequence includes the following:
- the LOC106324762 gene encoding ecotropic viral integration site 5 ortholog, with the protein MEKKKTDDSPVPVIAPVDRFGFLKQEQGNSPPRFIKTRSSTNYEKEEGRVTKWRKMIGAGGSDWKHYVKRKPHVVKRRIRKGIPDCLRGLVWQLISGSRDLLLMNPGVYEQLVVYETSASELDIIRDISRTFPSHVFFQKRHGPGQRSLYNVLKAYSVYDRDVGYVQGMGFVAGLLLLYMSEEDAFWLLVALLKGAVHSPMEGLYQAGLPLVQKYLLQFDQLVRELMPKLGEHFTQEMINPSMYASQWFITVFSYSFPFHSALRIWDVFLAEGINIVFKVGLALLKHCHDDLVKLPFEELMHALRNFPEDAMDPDTLLPLAYSIKVAKRLEEMKQDGEKPVAKPAQTVHPVQQ; encoded by the exons ATGGAAAAGAAAAAAACAGATGACAGTCCTGTCCCTGTCATTGCACCGGTTGATAGATTTGGGTTTCTGAAGCAAGAACAAGGCAACTCTCCTCCACGTTTCATCAAAACCAGATCATCTACCAACTATGAAAA GGAGGAGGGAAGGGTGACGAAATGGAGGAAGATGATAGGAGCTGGAGGCAGTGACTGGAAGCATTACGTTAAAAGAAAACCTCACGTTGTCAAAAGGCGGATTCGAAAAGGCATCCCTGACTGCTTAAGGGGTCTTGTCTGGCAGCTAATCTCCGGAAGCAGAGACCTTTTGCTCATGAACCCTGGTGTTTATGAG CAACTGGTGGTTTATGAGACTTCAGCTTCAGAACTAGACATCATCCGGGACATATCCAGGACTTTCCCATCACATGTTTTCTTCCAGAAGAGACATGGACCAGGCCAAAGATCATTATACAATGTTTTAAAAGCGTACTCTGTCTATGACAGAGATGTTGGATACGTTCAGGGAATGGGGTTCGTAGCTGGTTTGTTGCTTCTTTATATGAGCGAAGAAGATGCCTTCTGGTTATTAGTTGCGTTACTCAAAGGAGCTGTCCACTCCCCAATGGAAGGATTGTATCAG GCAGGGCTTCCACTTGTACAGAAGTATCTGTTACAGTTTGATCAGCTTGTAAGAGAGCTAATGCCGAAGCTAGGAGAACATTTCACTCAAGAAATGATCAATCCGAGTATGTATGCAAGCCAATGGTTCATAACAGTCTTCTCCTACTCGTTTCCTTTCCACTCAGCTCTAAGAATCTGGGATGTGTTTCTAGCAGAG GGTATAAATATTGTGTTCAAAGTGGGGTTAGCATTGTTGAAGCATTGCCATGATGATTTGGTGAAGTTGCCGTTTGAGGAACTTATGCATGCTTTGAGGAACTTTCCTGAAGATGCCATGGATCCTGATACTTTGCTTCCTTTGGCTTACTCCATCAAG GTAGCAAAGCGTTTGGAAGAGATGAAACAGGACGGTGAGAAGCCTGTAGCTAAACCGGCTCAAACGGTCCACCCGGTTCAGCAATAG
- the LOC106325121 gene encoding uncharacterized protein At1g32220, chloroplastic: protein MFRSLIRARSQSSSPLVTMSSITQRGNARPLSEAAGSHSRDKILVLGGNGYVGSHICKEALRQGFSVSSLSRSGRSSLHDSWANDVTWHQGDLLAPESLKPALEGITSVISCVGGFGSNSQMVRINGTANINAVKAAAEGGVKRFVYISAADFGVINNLIRGYFQGKRATEAEILDKFGNRGTVLRPGFIHGTRQVGSIKLPLSLIGAPLEMVLKLFPKEVTKIPLIGPLLIPPVNVKSVAGTAVKAAVDPEFASGVVDVYQILQHKTTPS, encoded by the exons ATGTTTAGGTCTCTGATTCGGGCACGATCACAGTCGTCCTCTCCACTCGTCACCATGTC TTCAATCACCCAGAGAGGAAATGCAAGGCCTTTGTCTGAAGCTGCTGGTTCACATTCTAGAGATAAG ATATTGGTTTTGGGAGGAAATGGTTATGTTGGATCACACATATGCAAGGAGGCACTCAGACAAGGTTTCTCTGTCTCCAGTCTTAGCAG GTCAGGAAGATCTTCTCTGCATGATTCATGGGCCAATGATGTTACCTGGCATCAAG GTGATTTGCTTGCACCGGAGTCTCTGAAGCCTGCACTAGAGGGAATAACATCTGTG ATTTCATGCGTTGGTGGTTTCGGTTCCAACTCACAAATGGTCCGAATCAACGGAACTGCAAACATTAACGCTGTTAAAGCTGCTGCTGAAGGAG GTGTGAAGAGATTTGTGTATATATCAGCTGCTGATTTTGGCGTCATAAATAACTTGATTCGAGGCTATTTCCAAGGAAAG AGAGCAACTGAAGCTGAGATCTTGGATAAATTCGGAAACAGAG GAACGGTTCTGAGGCCAGGATTCATACACGGGACTCGTCAGGTTGGTAGCATAAAGCTGCCACTTAGTCTCATTGGAGCTCCTCTCGAAATG GTTCTGAAGCTGTTCCCGAAAGAAGTGACGAAAATTCCTCTGATTGGACCGCTTTTAATACCTCCGGTTAATGTCAAATCCGTGGCAGGTACTGCGGTGAAAGCTGCAGTTGATCCAGAGTTTGCATCTGGAGTCGTCGATGTTTACCAGATTCTTCAACACAAGACGACTCCATCTTAA